The following are from one region of the Nicotiana tabacum cultivar K326 chromosome 3, ASM71507v2, whole genome shotgun sequence genome:
- the LOC107771619 gene encoding DNA-directed RNA polymerase II subunit RPB2-like isoform X1, translating into MDMEEEYEQQYNNDDDEEEITQEDAWAVISAYFEEKGLVRQQLDSFDEFIQNTMQEIVDESADIEIRPESQHNPGHQSDFAETIYKINFGQIYLSKPMMTESDGETATLFPKAARLRNLTYSAPLYVDVTKRVIKKGHDGEEVTETQDFTKVFIGKVPIMLRSSYCTLYQNSEKDLTELGECPLDQGGYFIINGSEKVLIAQEKMSTNHVYVFKKRQPNKYAFVAEVRSMAESQNRPPSTMFVRMLSRTSAKGGSSGQYIRATLPYIRTEIPIIIVFRALGFVADKDILEHICYDFNDTQMMELLRPSLEEAFVIQNQQVALDYIGKRGATVGVTREKRIKYAKEILQKEMLPHVGIGEYCETKKAYYFGYIIHRLLLCALGRRAEDDRDHYGNKRLDLAGPLLGGLFRMLFRKLTRDVRAYVQKCVDNGKDVNLQFAIKAKTITSGLKYSLATGNWGQANAAGTRAGVSQVLNRLTYASTLSHLRRLNSPIGREGKLAKPRQLHNSQWGMMCPAETPEGQACGLVKNLALMVYITVGSAAYPILEFLEEWGTENFEEISPAVIPQATKIFVNGTWVGIHRDPDMLVRTLRRLRRRVDVNTEVGVVRDIRLKELRIYTDYGRCSRPLFIVEKQRLLIKKKDIQTLQQRESPEEGGWHDLVAKGYIEYIDTEEEETTMISMTINDLVQARLNPEEAYSDTYTHCEIHPSLILGVCASIIPFPDHNQSPRNTYQSAMGKQAMGIYVTNYQFRMDTLAYVLYYPQKPLVTTRAMEHLHFRQLPAGINAIVAISCYSGYNQEDSVIMNQSSIDRGFFRSLFFRSYRDEEKKMGTLVKEDFGRPDRASTMGMRHGSYDKLDDDGLAPPGTRVSGEDVIIGKTTPISQDDAQGQASRYTRKDHSTSLRHSETGMVDQVLLTTNADGLRFVKVRVRSVRIPQIGDKFSSRHGQKGTVGMTYTQEDMPWTVEGITPDIIVNPHAIPSRMTIGQLIECIMGKVAAHMGKEGDATPFTDVTVDNISKALHKCGYQMHGFETMYNGHTGRRLSAMIFLGPTYYQRLKHMVDDKIHSRGRGPVQILTRQPAEGRSRDGGLRFGEMERDCMIAHGAAHFLKERLFDQSDAYRVHVCERCGLIAIANLKKSSFECRGCKNKTDIVQVHIPYACKLLFQELMAMAIAPRMLTKDVKQAKDQKKKGA; encoded by the exons ATGGATATGGAAGAAGAGTACGAACAACAATacaataatgatgatgatgaagaggaaataacccaagaggaTGCTTGGGCTGTCATCAGTGCTTACTTCGAAGAGAAGGGGCTTGTCCGACAGCAACTGGATTCGTTTGATGAGTTTATTCAGAACACTATGCAAGAAATTGTGGATGAATCTGCTGATATTGAGATCCGACCCGAATCCCAGCATAACCCTGGTCACCAATCTGACTTTGCTGAG ACAATCTACAAAATCAACTTTGGTCAGATTTATTTGAGTAAGCCAATGATGACAGAGTCAGATGGCGAAACTGCTACCTTGTTTCCAAAAGCTGCAAGGTTGAGGAATTTGACATACTCTGCGCCCTTGTATGTGGATGTTACAAAGAGAGTCATCAAGAAAGGGCATGATGGTGAAGAAGTTACTGAAACTCAGGACTTCACAAAAGTCTTCATTGGAAAG GTTCCTATAATGCTTCGGTCAAGTTACTGCACATTATATCAAAATTCAGAGAAAGATCTAACAGAGCTTGGAGAATGTCCATTAGATCAAGGTGGATACTTCATTATCAATGGAAGTGAAAAGGTCCTAATTGCTCAGGAGAAGATGAGCACCAACCATGTGTATGTATTTAAGAAGAGGCAACCTAACAAGTATGCCTTCGTTGCGGAAGTCAGGTCAATGGCAGAATCTCAAAACCGCCCGCCGAGTACTATGTTTGTGCGGATGCTCTCAAGAACTAGTGCAAAAGGG GGTTCCTCAGGCCAGTACATTCGGGCGACACTTCCATATATCCGGACAGAGATTCCTATCATTATCGTGTTTCGAGCTCTAGGTTTTGTGGCTGATAAGGATATATTGGAGCATATTTGTTATGATTTCAATGATACTCAAATGATGGAGTTGTTACGTCCGTCGTTGGAAGAAGCTTTTGTTATACAAAACCAACAG GTTGCTCTTGACTACATCGGGAAGAGAGGGGCTACAGTTGGTGTTACAAGGGAAAAGAGGATAAA GTATGCCAAAGAGATTCTTCAGAAAGAAATGCTTCCTCATGTTGGGATTGGAGAGTATTGTGAAACAAAGAAAGcgtattattttgg GTATATCATCCACCGGCTTCTGTTATGTGCGCTTGGCCGAAGGGCTGAGGATGATAGGGATCACTATGGAAATAAGAGACTGGATCTTGCTGGTCCTTTGCTTGGTGGCCTGTTTCGAATG CTCTTTAGAAAGTTGACAAGGGATGTTAGAGCCTATGTTCAGAAG TGTGTTGACAATGGAAAAGATGTAAACCTTCAATTTGCAATCAAAGCTAAAACCATTACCAGTGGGCTGAAATACTCTCTTGCTACTGGAAACTGGGGGCAAGCTAATGCAGCGGGTACAAGAGCTGGTGTTTCACAG GTGTTGAATCGTCTGACTTATGCTTCTACTTTGTCTCACTTGCGAAGGTTGAATTCCCCAATAGGACGAGAAG GGAAACTGGCCAAACCAAGGCAATTGCATAATTCACAGTGGGGAATGATGTGTCCTGCAGAAACACCAGAGGGTCAA GCATGTGGGCTGGTGAAGAATCTAGCCTTGATGGTTTATATAACAGTTGGTTCAGCGGCATATCCAATTCTGGAGTTTCTGGAAGAGTGGGGTACTGAGAACTTTGAG GAAATTTCTCCTGCCGTAATTCCACAGGCTACAAAGATATTTGTCAATGGTACCTGGGTGGGAATTCATCGCGATCCTGACATGTTGGTGAGAACACTGAGACGACTTAGGAGAAGG GTTGACGTCAATACTGAAGTCGGGGTGGTTCGTGATATCCGTTTGAAAGAACTTCGAATTTATACAGACTATGGGAGGTGCAGTCGTCcattatttattgtggaaaagcAAAGGCTGCTGATCAAGAAGAAGGATATTCAAACATTGCAACAACG GGAATCACCTGAAGAGGGTGGCTGGCACGATCTGGTGGCTAAGGGATACATCGAGTACATtgacactgaagaagaagaaacaacgaTGATAAGCATGACTATAAAC GATCTTGTGCAAGCACGCCTTAATCCTGAGGAAGCATATTCTGATACCTATACCCACTGTGAGATTCACCCGTCACTAATATTGGGTGTTTGTGCATCAATTATTCCGTTTCCTGATCATAATCAG TCTCCCCGTAATACTTATCAGTCAGCTATGGGTAAGCAAGCCATGGGGATTTATGTCACCAACTACCAATTTCGGATG GACACATTGGCCTATGTGCTTTATTATCCTCAGAAGCCTCTTGTCACAACACGAGCCATGGAACACTTGCATTTCAGGCAACTACCTGCAGGCATCAATGCAATTGTTGCCATTTCCTGCTACTCTGGATACAATCAAGAGGATTCTGTCATTATGAATCAGTCATCGATTGATCGTGGATTTTTCCGATCACTATTTTTCCGTTCATACAGGGATGAGGAAAAGAAGATGGGGACATTGGTCAAGGAGGACTTTGGACGTCCTGATAGAGCTTCTACTATGGGTATGCGGCATGGTTCTTATGATAAGTTGGATGATGATGGTCTTGCCCCTCCGGGAACTAGAGTTTCTGGTGAGGATGTAATCATTGGGAAGACAACTCCCATTTCTCAAGATGATGCACAAGGGCAAGCCTCTCGCTATACAAGGAAAGATCACAGTACCAGTCTCCGCCATAGTGAAACTGGAATGGTAGATCAGGTTCTATTAACAACAAATGCTGACGGGCTCAGATTTGTTAAAGTGAGGGTTAGATCAGTCCGCATTCCTCAAATTGGGGATAAGTTTAGCAGTAGGCATGGTCAGAAGGGAACAGTTGGCATGACGTATACACAAGAAGATATGCCATGGACTGTGGAAGGCATTACTCCTGATATCATTGTGAATCCTCATGCTATTCCTTCTCGAATGACTATCGGTCAGCTGATTGAGTGTATTATGGGAAAGGTTGCCGCACACATGGGAAAAGAGGGTGATGCCACTCCCTTTACAGATGTTACTGTGGATAACATCAGCAAAGCTTTGCATAAATGTGGATACCAGATGCATGGTTTTGAGACCATGTATAATGGTCACACTGGGCGGCGGCTTAGTGCGATGATATTCCTTGGTCCCACGTACTACCAGCGACTGAAGCACATGGTTGATGACAAGATTCATTCTAGAGGCAGAGGCCCTGTGCAAATCCTCACAAGGCAGCCTGCGGAAGGTCGGTCACGTGATGGTGGTCTTCGATTCGGAGagatggagcgagattgtatgaTTGCTCACGGTGCTGCTCATTTTCTCAAAGAGCGGTTATTTGACCAAAGTGATGCATATAGAGTTCATGTTTGTGAGCGATGTGGGCTGATTGCTATTGCAAACCTCAAGAAGAGTTCTTTTGAATGCAGAGGTTGCAAGAACAAGACTGATATTGTCCAG GTCCACATTCCATATGCATGCAAGTTGCTTTTCCAGGAGCTAATGGCTATGGCTATAGCTCCAAGAATGCTTACAAAGGATGTCAAACAAGCCAAAgatcaaaagaaaaaaggagcTTGA
- the LOC107771619 gene encoding DNA-directed RNA polymerase II subunit RPB2-like isoform X2, with the protein MMTESDGETATLFPKAARLRNLTYSAPLYVDVTKRVIKKGHDGEEVTETQDFTKVFIGKVPIMLRSSYCTLYQNSEKDLTELGECPLDQGGYFIINGSEKVLIAQEKMSTNHVYVFKKRQPNKYAFVAEVRSMAESQNRPPSTMFVRMLSRTSAKGGSSGQYIRATLPYIRTEIPIIIVFRALGFVADKDILEHICYDFNDTQMMELLRPSLEEAFVIQNQQVALDYIGKRGATVGVTREKRIKYAKEILQKEMLPHVGIGEYCETKKAYYFGYIIHRLLLCALGRRAEDDRDHYGNKRLDLAGPLLGGLFRMLFRKLTRDVRAYVQKCVDNGKDVNLQFAIKAKTITSGLKYSLATGNWGQANAAGTRAGVSQVLNRLTYASTLSHLRRLNSPIGREGKLAKPRQLHNSQWGMMCPAETPEGQACGLVKNLALMVYITVGSAAYPILEFLEEWGTENFEEISPAVIPQATKIFVNGTWVGIHRDPDMLVRTLRRLRRRVDVNTEVGVVRDIRLKELRIYTDYGRCSRPLFIVEKQRLLIKKKDIQTLQQRESPEEGGWHDLVAKGYIEYIDTEEEETTMISMTINDLVQARLNPEEAYSDTYTHCEIHPSLILGVCASIIPFPDHNQSPRNTYQSAMGKQAMGIYVTNYQFRMDTLAYVLYYPQKPLVTTRAMEHLHFRQLPAGINAIVAISCYSGYNQEDSVIMNQSSIDRGFFRSLFFRSYRDEEKKMGTLVKEDFGRPDRASTMGMRHGSYDKLDDDGLAPPGTRVSGEDVIIGKTTPISQDDAQGQASRYTRKDHSTSLRHSETGMVDQVLLTTNADGLRFVKVRVRSVRIPQIGDKFSSRHGQKGTVGMTYTQEDMPWTVEGITPDIIVNPHAIPSRMTIGQLIECIMGKVAAHMGKEGDATPFTDVTVDNISKALHKCGYQMHGFETMYNGHTGRRLSAMIFLGPTYYQRLKHMVDDKIHSRGRGPVQILTRQPAEGRSRDGGLRFGEMERDCMIAHGAAHFLKERLFDQSDAYRVHVCERCGLIAIANLKKSSFECRGCKNKTDIVQVHIPYACKLLFQELMAMAIAPRMLTKDVKQAKDQKKKGA; encoded by the exons ATGATGACAGAGTCAGATGGCGAAACTGCTACCTTGTTTCCAAAAGCTGCAAGGTTGAGGAATTTGACATACTCTGCGCCCTTGTATGTGGATGTTACAAAGAGAGTCATCAAGAAAGGGCATGATGGTGAAGAAGTTACTGAAACTCAGGACTTCACAAAAGTCTTCATTGGAAAG GTTCCTATAATGCTTCGGTCAAGTTACTGCACATTATATCAAAATTCAGAGAAAGATCTAACAGAGCTTGGAGAATGTCCATTAGATCAAGGTGGATACTTCATTATCAATGGAAGTGAAAAGGTCCTAATTGCTCAGGAGAAGATGAGCACCAACCATGTGTATGTATTTAAGAAGAGGCAACCTAACAAGTATGCCTTCGTTGCGGAAGTCAGGTCAATGGCAGAATCTCAAAACCGCCCGCCGAGTACTATGTTTGTGCGGATGCTCTCAAGAACTAGTGCAAAAGGG GGTTCCTCAGGCCAGTACATTCGGGCGACACTTCCATATATCCGGACAGAGATTCCTATCATTATCGTGTTTCGAGCTCTAGGTTTTGTGGCTGATAAGGATATATTGGAGCATATTTGTTATGATTTCAATGATACTCAAATGATGGAGTTGTTACGTCCGTCGTTGGAAGAAGCTTTTGTTATACAAAACCAACAG GTTGCTCTTGACTACATCGGGAAGAGAGGGGCTACAGTTGGTGTTACAAGGGAAAAGAGGATAAA GTATGCCAAAGAGATTCTTCAGAAAGAAATGCTTCCTCATGTTGGGATTGGAGAGTATTGTGAAACAAAGAAAGcgtattattttgg GTATATCATCCACCGGCTTCTGTTATGTGCGCTTGGCCGAAGGGCTGAGGATGATAGGGATCACTATGGAAATAAGAGACTGGATCTTGCTGGTCCTTTGCTTGGTGGCCTGTTTCGAATG CTCTTTAGAAAGTTGACAAGGGATGTTAGAGCCTATGTTCAGAAG TGTGTTGACAATGGAAAAGATGTAAACCTTCAATTTGCAATCAAAGCTAAAACCATTACCAGTGGGCTGAAATACTCTCTTGCTACTGGAAACTGGGGGCAAGCTAATGCAGCGGGTACAAGAGCTGGTGTTTCACAG GTGTTGAATCGTCTGACTTATGCTTCTACTTTGTCTCACTTGCGAAGGTTGAATTCCCCAATAGGACGAGAAG GGAAACTGGCCAAACCAAGGCAATTGCATAATTCACAGTGGGGAATGATGTGTCCTGCAGAAACACCAGAGGGTCAA GCATGTGGGCTGGTGAAGAATCTAGCCTTGATGGTTTATATAACAGTTGGTTCAGCGGCATATCCAATTCTGGAGTTTCTGGAAGAGTGGGGTACTGAGAACTTTGAG GAAATTTCTCCTGCCGTAATTCCACAGGCTACAAAGATATTTGTCAATGGTACCTGGGTGGGAATTCATCGCGATCCTGACATGTTGGTGAGAACACTGAGACGACTTAGGAGAAGG GTTGACGTCAATACTGAAGTCGGGGTGGTTCGTGATATCCGTTTGAAAGAACTTCGAATTTATACAGACTATGGGAGGTGCAGTCGTCcattatttattgtggaaaagcAAAGGCTGCTGATCAAGAAGAAGGATATTCAAACATTGCAACAACG GGAATCACCTGAAGAGGGTGGCTGGCACGATCTGGTGGCTAAGGGATACATCGAGTACATtgacactgaagaagaagaaacaacgaTGATAAGCATGACTATAAAC GATCTTGTGCAAGCACGCCTTAATCCTGAGGAAGCATATTCTGATACCTATACCCACTGTGAGATTCACCCGTCACTAATATTGGGTGTTTGTGCATCAATTATTCCGTTTCCTGATCATAATCAG TCTCCCCGTAATACTTATCAGTCAGCTATGGGTAAGCAAGCCATGGGGATTTATGTCACCAACTACCAATTTCGGATG GACACATTGGCCTATGTGCTTTATTATCCTCAGAAGCCTCTTGTCACAACACGAGCCATGGAACACTTGCATTTCAGGCAACTACCTGCAGGCATCAATGCAATTGTTGCCATTTCCTGCTACTCTGGATACAATCAAGAGGATTCTGTCATTATGAATCAGTCATCGATTGATCGTGGATTTTTCCGATCACTATTTTTCCGTTCATACAGGGATGAGGAAAAGAAGATGGGGACATTGGTCAAGGAGGACTTTGGACGTCCTGATAGAGCTTCTACTATGGGTATGCGGCATGGTTCTTATGATAAGTTGGATGATGATGGTCTTGCCCCTCCGGGAACTAGAGTTTCTGGTGAGGATGTAATCATTGGGAAGACAACTCCCATTTCTCAAGATGATGCACAAGGGCAAGCCTCTCGCTATACAAGGAAAGATCACAGTACCAGTCTCCGCCATAGTGAAACTGGAATGGTAGATCAGGTTCTATTAACAACAAATGCTGACGGGCTCAGATTTGTTAAAGTGAGGGTTAGATCAGTCCGCATTCCTCAAATTGGGGATAAGTTTAGCAGTAGGCATGGTCAGAAGGGAACAGTTGGCATGACGTATACACAAGAAGATATGCCATGGACTGTGGAAGGCATTACTCCTGATATCATTGTGAATCCTCATGCTATTCCTTCTCGAATGACTATCGGTCAGCTGATTGAGTGTATTATGGGAAAGGTTGCCGCACACATGGGAAAAGAGGGTGATGCCACTCCCTTTACAGATGTTACTGTGGATAACATCAGCAAAGCTTTGCATAAATGTGGATACCAGATGCATGGTTTTGAGACCATGTATAATGGTCACACTGGGCGGCGGCTTAGTGCGATGATATTCCTTGGTCCCACGTACTACCAGCGACTGAAGCACATGGTTGATGACAAGATTCATTCTAGAGGCAGAGGCCCTGTGCAAATCCTCACAAGGCAGCCTGCGGAAGGTCGGTCACGTGATGGTGGTCTTCGATTCGGAGagatggagcgagattgtatgaTTGCTCACGGTGCTGCTCATTTTCTCAAAGAGCGGTTATTTGACCAAAGTGATGCATATAGAGTTCATGTTTGTGAGCGATGTGGGCTGATTGCTATTGCAAACCTCAAGAAGAGTTCTTTTGAATGCAGAGGTTGCAAGAACAAGACTGATATTGTCCAG GTCCACATTCCATATGCATGCAAGTTGCTTTTCCAGGAGCTAATGGCTATGGCTATAGCTCCAAGAATGCTTACAAAGGATGTCAAACAAGCCAAAgatcaaaagaaaaaaggagcTTGA